From the Saccharomycodes ludwigii strain NBRC 1722 chromosome I, whole genome shotgun sequence genome, one window contains:
- the DIM1 gene encoding putative dimethyladenosine transferase (similar to Saccharomyces cerevisiae YPL266W | DIM1 | DIMethylase) produces the protein MGKATTRKRFNTSNNSTEKQVSASAANTVFKFNTNLGQHILKNPLVAQGIVDKAQIQPSDIVLEIGPGTGNLTMKILEKARKVIAIEFDPRMAAELTKRVHGTIYEKKLEIILGDFIKLEKLPYFDVCISNTPYQISSPLVFKLINQVPAPRCCILMFQREFALRLLARPGDPLYCRLSCNVAMWCNVTHVMKVGKNNFRPPPKVESSVVKIEMKQPKPNIDYNEWDGLLRILFVRKNRTISAEFKSNTILELLEKNYKAYMSIHGGDDNNMDLDDTNNSVKDIIKGKIDTVLNETQLSDKRSQKLGQNDILKLLYAFNQVGIHFA, from the coding sequence ATGGGTAAAGCTACCACTAGAAAGAGATTTAACACTTCCAACAACTCAACGGAAAAACAAGTTTCTGCATCTGCGGCAAATactgtttttaaattcaataCCAATTTGGGTCagcatattttaaaaaatccaCTAGTGGCACAAGGTATTGTAGACAAAGCACAAATTCAACCAAGCGATATAGTACTGGAAATTGGTCCAGGTACAGGTAATTtaacaatgaaaatattggaaaaagCACGTAAAGTTATAGCTATTGAATTTGATCCAAGAATGGCTGCCGAATTAACTAAAAGAGTACATGGTACcatatatgaaaaaaaattagaaattatattaggtgattttattaaattggaaaaGTTGCCTTATTTTGATGTATGCATTTCCAATACGCCGTATCAAATTTCATCGCCATTGGTTTTTAAATTGATCAACCAAGTGCCGGCCCCACGTTGCTGTATATTAATGTTTCAAAGAGAGTTTGCTCTTAGATTACTAGCTAGACCTGGCGATCCATTATATTGTAGATTAAGTTGTAATGTGGCTATGTGGTGTAATGTTACTCATGTAATGAAAGttggtaaaaataattttagaCCGCCACCAAAAGTGGAAAGTAGTGTTGTTAAGATTGAGATGAAACAGCCTAAACCAAATATAGATTATAATGAATGGGATGGCTTGTTAAGAATACTTTTTGTCCGTAAAAATAGAACTATCAGTGCtgaatttaaaagtaatactattttggaattattggaaaaaaattacaaagcTTATATGTCTATCCATGGCGGAGACGATAACAATATGGATTTAGATGATACCAATAATAGTGTTAAAGATATTATAAAGGGCAAGATTGACACTGTTTTAAATGAAACTCAGTTGAGCGATAAAAGGTCTCAGAAATTGGGCCAAAATGATATATTGAAGTTGTTGTATGCTTTTAATCAAGTTGGTATTCATTTCGCGTGa
- the OLE1 gene encoding stearoyl-CoA 9-desaturase (similar to Saccharomyces cerevisiae YGL055W | OLE1 | OLEic acid requiring), with protein sequence MEQLDLVQANILASGANKKTVQVKNGLGSLMGSKEMVEVDFAKDSNMDYLLERDEQERLQYKSKKHISEQPWTLDNWHLHINWLNMVLVVGIPMIGWYYALSGKVKLNRQLLAFSILYYGLGGISITGGYHRLWSHRSHSAKTPLRLFYAFFGAASVEGSIKWWGHSHRLHHRYTDTRRDPYDARRGFWFSHIGWMLLKPNPKDRARADISDLMDDWIVRFQHRHYIPIMLFMAVILPGLCCKLLFDDFKGGIIYAGLLRIFCIQQATFCINSLAHWLGAQPFDDRRTPRDNWLTALITFGEGYHNFHHEFPTDYRNAIKWYQYDPTKVLIYLSSLLGLSYDLKTFSQNAIEQGIIQQKQKKLDRERAKLNWGTPISELPVWNAAEFAENIKATPNLVVISGIVHDVGKYMEEHPGGETLLQASLGKDATKAFRGGVYLHSNAAHNVLANLRVAVLQDSVDQAQRFASIRGEKVDKF encoded by the coding sequence aTGGAACAATTAGATCTAGTCCAAGCTAACATTTTAGCTTCAGGTGCTAACAAGAAAACTGTTCAAGTCAAGAATGGTTTAGGTTCATTGATGGGCTCCAAAGAAATGGTCGAGGTGGATTTCGCCAAGGATAGCAACATGgattatttattggaaaGAGATGAACAAGAACGTTTGCAgtataaatcaaaaaagcATATTAGTGAGCAACCATGGACTTTGGACAATTGGCATTTACACATAAATTGGTTGAACATGGTTTTGGTTGTTGGTATCCCAATGATTGGGTGGTACTACGCTTTAAGTGGCAAAGTTAAGTTGAATCGTCAACTTTTGGCTTTTTCCATTCTTTACTACGGTTTAGGTGGTATCTCCATCACTGGTGGTTATCATAGATTGTGGTCTCACAGAAGTCATTCTGCAAAGACCCCCTTGAGATTATTCTATGCATTCTTTGGTGCTGCTTCTGTTGAAGGTTCTATCAAATGGTGGGGTCACTCTCATAGACTTCACCATCGTTACACTGACACCAGAAGAGATCCATACGATGCTAGAAGAGGTTTTTGGTTTAGTCATATTGGTTGGATGTTGTTGAAACCAAATCCAAAGGACAGAGCTCGTGCTGATATTTCTGACTTGATGGACGATTGGATTGTTAGATTCCAACACAGACACTACATCCCAATCATGTTATTCATGGCCGTCATTTTGCCTGGTTTGTGTTGCAAGCTTTTATTCGACGATTTTAAAGGTGGTATAATTTATGCTGGTTTGCTTAGAATTTTCTGTATCCAACAGGCCACTTTTTGTATTAACTCTTTGGCTCACTGGTTGGGTGCTCAACCTTTTGATGATAGAAGAACACCAAGAGATAACTGGTTGACTGCTTTGATCACTTTCGGTGAAGGCTACCACAATTTCCATCACGAATTCCCAACTGATTATAGAAATGCTATCAAATGGTACCAATATGACCCAACAAaggttttaatttatttgtcTTCTTTGTTAGGTTTAAGTTACGATTTGAAAACTTTCTCTCAAAATGCCATTGAACAAGGTATtattcaacaaaaacaaaagaaattggATAGAGAAAGAGCTAAGTTGAACTGGGGTACTCCAATCAGTGAGTTGCCTGTTTGGAATGCTGCTGAGTTTGCTGAGAATATTAAAGCTACACCAAACTTGGTTGTTATATCCGGTATTGTCCATGATGTCGGTAAGTACATGGAAGAACATCCTGGTGGAGAAACTTTACTTCAAGCCAGTTTGGGTAAGGACGCTACCAAGGCCTTTAGAGGTGGTGTTTACTTGCACTCCAATGCTGCTCATAACGTCTTGGCCAATTTGAGGGTTGCTGTTTTGCAAGATTCCGTTGACCAAGCTCAAAGATTTGCATCAATTAGAGGTGAAAAGGTTGACAAGTTTTGA
- the MET8 gene encoding bifunctional precorrin-2 dehydrogenase/sirohydrochlorin ferrochelatase MET8 (similar to Saccharomyces cerevisiae YBR213W | MET8 | METhionine requiring), protein MNNNTRVVLSLPVATRLCGKKVLLVGSGEVAISRLEKLIPTGCQIYLVTGDIEDDLDDITCTSSGNKRFETILKKWFVPPSKLGNAKITATGTSNDDIYTYPNWHTNCGKIYQIIKRNFKFQDLTMFMNSTSNKNTSSINKSEFSALVERTNDINLLKSYLGDNWQVILVCIDDIKLSELIYYKAKLLLGPQIMINVADVPPLCDFYFGSNFTLGEVPTVDTDAIRISDIDINSNNSSDDITLDNISCVPCIQILISSNGLSPRFTSLLKNDIISKYGSSSNIHIQESCVKLGELRRRIRDINNTNSDNSNGGKELISYRMQWIKYVTDQFGVKYCHLMDVDNLVKLYKKMLIDDSMSLEFPANMVQAFGNLSP, encoded by the coding sequence ATGAACAACAACACACGTGTGGTCCTTTCATTACCAGTAGCCACTAGATTATGTGGTAAAAAGGTTCTACTTGTTGGAAGCGGCGAAGTAGCAATTTCAAgattagaaaaattaataccTACTGGATGTCAAATATATTTGGTTACTGGAGACATAGAGGATGACTTGGATGATATCACTTGTACTTCCAGTGGAAACAAACGATTTGAaactattttaaaaaaatggtttgTACCACCTTCCAAACTTGGTAATGCTAAAATCACCGCCACGGGAACTAGTAATGATGATATATACACTTATCCCAATTGGCATACAAATTGTGggaaaatatatcaaataatcaaaaggaattttaaatttcaagATTTGACAATGTTTATGAATAGTACAAGCAATAAAAACACTTCTTCTATCAACAAAAGTGAATTCAGTGCTTTGGTTGAACGCACTAATGATATAAATTTACTAAAGTCATACTTGGGTGATAATTGGCAGGTTATTTTGGTTTGCATTGATGATATCAAACTAAGCGAATTAATCTATTATAAAGCAAAACTGTTATTGGGCCCACAAATCATGATCAATGTTGCGGATGTTCCGCCTTTATGTGATTTTTACTTTGGCAGTAATTTTACTTTAGGAGAGGTCCCTACAGTAGATACAGATGCTATTAGGATTAGCgatattgatattaatagcaataatagtTCCGACGATATAACTTTAGATAACATCAGTTGTGTTCCCTGTATACAAATTTTGATATCTTCTAACGGATTATCACCTCGTTTTACTTCACTTTTAAAGAATGAcattatttcaaaatatggCAGCAGTAGtaatattcatattcaaGAAAGTTGTGTAAAATTGGGAGAATtaagaagaagaataagAGACATTAATAACACCAACAGTGATAATTCTAATGGTGGAAAAGAATTGATTTCTTATAGAATGCAATGGATTAAATATGTAACTGATCAGTTTGGTGTTAAATACTGTCACTTGATGGATGTTGACAACTTGGTTAAGCTATATAAAAAGATGTTGATAGACGATTCTATGAGTTTAGAATTTCCAGCCAACATGGTACAAGCCTTTGGCAACTTATCGCCGTAA
- the NGR1 gene encoding Ngr1p (similar to Saccharomyces cerevisiae YBR212W | NGR1 | Negative Growth Regulatory protein): protein MNVTQSTLLTNNGTTNTTATVPLPPTTTIQSSNEAPRTLWMGDLDPQFSEITIQALWESLNKKVKVKLIRAKKNLLIPCSTSSTLSNNFNSSNNNFGSGDNNITQSININGVNFIDPNTTHLHHAGYCFVEFKSFQDAQYGLTLNSTPIPNLQDPTNNYHWTNPDNKRTFRLNWASAATLETTIPLTPEYSLFVGDLAPSCTEADLLTLFQTRYSSVKTVRVMTDPITGASRCFGFVRFASELERERAMREMNGVWCKGRCLRVAHATARQTTQSSITNANNNNINNSPASSTSDSPLNNTINANNSSSNNSATSSIGSEPTNKNNNNNNNNNSSSNNNNTTLFVGGMPSSIDEMQLQHLFQPFGLIQQIKILQNNTNGTRNRSNSILLSSSSSFHQQNNIINKDTQGGNCGFVTFLIRRDAEAAITGLHGFIVNGAVLRVSWGKGNNNNNNNNNNSPLYNNFTNSNVINNVLGTLDETQEALMNRLSTISRNQVVLTNPVDNINDNNNNNNNNNNNNNNTTSSNLNYLVMRDRSFSLPSSSPSISNTNTTSSNNINNTELPLLQQQILSTPFNSTNINSIPNANTSFNSALNMQQQYLFHNNQNGTSSNWIAPSSSILGGNMSNPNEGTNDGISATAFTTDINNNNNNNNNSTGRSTNFNNIVNTAQVFQPIGGSNSFSGHINNNTRNIDSNGNIPSLVPSANIVSQKQLQLQTQQNYMHGYNSNNTAPAANINNNNLQQQQQQLQFLLQQQHQQHQKNGSINSSSMF from the coding sequence ATGAATGTAACCCAATCAACTTTATTGACAAATAATGGTACCACCAACACCACAGCAACTGTCCCTTTGCCCCCTACTACTACAATCCAATCTTCAAATGAAGCACCAAGGACTCTCTGGATGGGTGATCTAGACCCTCAATTCAGTGAAATTACTATCCAGGCATTGTGGGAATCACTAAACAAGAAAGTGAAAGTCAAATTAATCAGggcaaagaaaaatttattgatacCATGTTCCACATCAAGTACTTTGTCAAACAACTTTAATAgttccaataataattttggttccggagataataatatcactCAAAGCATTAACATAAATGGTGTTAATTTTATAGATCCTAATACAACTCACCTACATCATGCAGGATACTGTTTTGTAGAATTTAAATCATTTCAAGATGCGCAATACGGTTTAACTTTAAACAGTACACCCATTCCAAACTTGCAAGATCCAACAAACAACTATCATTGGACTAACCCAGACAATAAACGAACATTTAGACTAAATTGGGCCAGTGCAGCAACTTTAGAAACTACAATTCCTTTAACTCCCGAATATTCCTTGTTTGTAGGTGACTTGGCACCAAGTTGCACCGAAGCTGACTTGTTAACTTTGTTTCAGACAAGATATAGTAGCGTTAAAACTGTCCGTGTTATGACAGACCCTATTACAGGTGCAAGCAGATGTTTTGGTTTCGTGAGATTTGCTTCTGAACTAGAAAGGGAACGTGCCATGAGAGAAATGAACGGAGTGTGGTGTAAAGGAAGATGTTTAAGGGTCGCTCATGCTACCGCAAGACAAACTACACAGAGTTCCATAACCAacgctaataataataacattaataaCTCACCAGCTTCATCAACTTCCGACAGTCCTTTAAACAACACGATCAACgccaataatagtagtagtaataattctGCCACCAGTAGTATTGGTTCAGAACccacaaataaaaataataataataataataataataatagtagtagtaataataataacaccacGTTATTTGTTGGTGGCATGCCATCTTCTATTGACGAAATGCAATTGCAACATTTATTTCAACCGTTCGGTTTAATCCAgcaaatcaaaatattacaaaataatactaatggCACACGAAATAGAAGTAAtagtattttattatcttcttcatcttcttttCACCAACAGAATAACATAATTAATAAGGACACTCAGGGCGGAAATTGTGGTTTTGTTACTTTTCTTATTAGAAGAGATGCAGAAGCTGCTATTACAGGATTACATGGATTTATAGTCAATGGAGCCGTATTGCGTGTATCCTGGGGTaaaggaaataataataataataataataataataatagtccACTCTATAACAATTTTACCAATAGTAATGTCATTAATAATGTACTTGGAACTTTAGATGAGACTCAAGAAGCATTAATGAATCGGCTCTCAACTATTAGTAGAAATCAAGTAGTGCTGACAAATCCGGTCGATAATATCAacgacaataataataataataataataataataataataataataatacaactTCTTCCAATTTGAATTACCTTGTTATGAGGGATAGAAGTTTTTCACTACcatcttcttctccttCCATATCTAATACCAATACTACTAGCAGcaataatatcaacaacACTGAATTACCATTGTTGCAGCAACAAATCCTTTCAACGCCCTTCAATTCCACCAATATTAATTCTATACCTAATGCAAACACCAGTTTTAATTCAGCGTTGAATatgcaacaacaatatttgTTTCACAATAATCAAAATGGTACGAGTTCTAATTGGATCGCACCATCTTCTTCAATTCTTGGTGGTAATATGAGTAATCCTAACGAAGGGACCAATGACGGTATTTCTGCAACCGCTTTTACTactgatattaataataacaataataataataataatagtaccGGTAGAAGTACCaattttaacaatattGTAAATACAGCTCAGGTTTTTCAACCTATTGGTGGCTCTAATAGTTTCTCTGGCcatattaacaataatactcGTAATATAGACAGCAATGGCAACATTCCATCTCTTGTTCCATCTGCTAACATTGTATCTCAAAAGCAATTACAACTTCAAACACAACAAAATTATATGCACGGGtataatagtaacaatactGCACCTGCTgctaatatcaataataataatctgcaacaacaacaacaacaacttcAGTTTTTgttacaacaacaacatcaaCAACATCAAAAAAACGGATCTATTAATTCATCATCCatgttttaa
- the AME1 gene encoding Ame1p (similar to Saccharomyces cerevisiae YBR211C | AME1 | Associated with Microtubules and Essential), whose protein sequence is MDHRRLNAILYRQRGSFKNYKKLLNLNIHLLKTATDNENISSIQNALLGIETEYEPKGESKLMEEMASNISDAISDAIPDVTLDAIPGVTPDAIPDAIPDAIPDAIPGVTPDAIPDATLDAIPDATLDAIPDATLDAIPDAIPDAIPGVTPDVTPDSTTNYQPKMKEEDVEKKYHLNKFTSSHQNNVPINNKLLCSISTMTTIKVLQDILKEIFQKNLISEGLEKFNGESNNTASSPSTKLSFKLDIKLFSSLLNLILYELEIIQDLNIQNNEMIYNFKQITKLQSNLAYSIYYENTNTTTIPTGNTNNRKYKLDNLLDSYKKKI, encoded by the coding sequence ATGGATCATAGAAGACTAAATGCTATATTGTATAGACAAAGAGGCtcctttaaaaattataaaaaattgttaaatttGAATATACACCTTCTAAAAACGGCTACTGACAATGAAAATATCTCTAGTATACAAAACGCTTTATTAGGAATAGAAACAGAATATGAACCTAAGGGAGAGAGTAAATTAATGGAGGAAATGGCTAGTAACATATCAGATGCCATATCAGATGCCATACCAGATGTCACATTAGATGCCATACCAGGTGTTACACCAGATGCCATACCAGATGCCATACCAGATGCCATACCAGATGCCATACCAGGTGTTACACCAGATGCCATACCAGATGCCACATTAGATGCCATACCAGATGCCACATTAGATGCCATACCAGATGCCACATTAGATGCCATACCAGATGCCATACCAGATGCCATACCAGGTGTTACACCAGATGTTACACCAGATTCTACAACTAACTATCAaccaaaaatgaaagaagAGGatgtagaaaaaaaataccatttaaataaatttactaGTAGCCATCAGAATAATGTACCAatcaataacaaattaCTTTGTTCAATAAGCACAATGACCACCATTAAAGTATTACAAGATATactaaaagaaattttccaaaaaaatttaatatctgAAGGATTGGAAAAATTCAATGGCGAATCCAACAACACTGCTAGTTCACCCAGTACTAAATTATCCTTTAAGTTAGATATCAAATTATTTAGcagtttattaaatttaattttatatgaaTTGGAAATAATACAAGATTTAAACATACAGAACAACGAAAtgatttataattttaaacaaattacAAAGCTACAATCTAATTTAGCTTATAGTATATATTATGAGAACACTAATACCACTACCATTCCAACTGgtaatacaaataatagaaaGTATAAGTTAGATAATTTATTGGATAgttataagaaaaaaatataa
- a CDS encoding cornichon family protein (similar to Saccharomyces cerevisiae YGL054C | ERV14 | ER Vesicle (paralog of YBR210W | ERV15)), with product MYSDLESDYINPIELCSRINKLIGPEAILHAIISLLFLINGYWFVFILNAPILFFNINKYYNKLQMLDATEIFRTLGKHKRESFLKLGFYLFMFFFYLYRMIMALIDEESSP from the coding sequence ATGTATTCTGATTTGGAATCTGATTATATTAACCCGATTGAATTGTGTAGCAGAATTAACAAGTTGATTGGTCCAGAAGCTATTTTGCATGCTATTATATCTCTATTATTCCTAATTAACGGTTACTGGTTTGTCTTTATCCTTAATGCACCaatcttatttttcaatattaacaaatatTACAATAAACTACAGATGTTGGATGCCACCGAAATTTTTAGAACTTTGGGTAAACATAAGAGAGAAAGCTTTTTGAAATTGGGATTCTATttgtttatgttttttttctacttGTATAGAATGATCATGGCATTAATCGATGAAGAATCATCcccataa